The Candidatus Nitrosocaldus cavascurensis genome segment TATCAACTATGCATGATCCATCGTCAAGAGTATGTGTGATGACTACATCCTCAGTTATAGTTACAGGAACAACTCCTGTTGGTGATAAACCAATCCATATACCCACTATTGCTGCTGCAAGTGCCCCTATGAATAGTACTAGCGTTCTATACGATATCTCCACATATTTAGTAAGTGAACGTTATATAAAAATCATGATACATAGGGAACAATAATATTTCATAATTCGAATTATGAAAGAACCTTATTATCATGGGTTAACCTATAGCACCGATGGTTATAATAGAATATACCAGCTGTAGCCATAAGAACCGCAATTATAGTTACTCCTATAGGTCTATTTATGGACGTATGGCTCTATTTACCAATGATTATTATATTAATCTGTACACGATAGACTCCAAGACCAACCAGAATCTAGTAAATCAATATAGTCTAGGCGCCGCCGGTCGGACTCGAACCGACGACCGACTGGTTAACAGCCAGCCGCTCTACCACGCTGAGCTACGGCGGCACCAAAGCGGTAATGCTGGTTAGTCGATTTAATCTTTTCTCTAAAATCTAAGGCTGAATGAGTGTTTATCCCTCGTATTATAACCTTTGAATTAGAAGAGCCCTATACATCTATCAATCTCTTTACTCTACATGCCTTTCTCTTTTGCATATATGTATATACCATCAAGGAATACCCTTATATCCTTCCCTTTTATGCTTGTAGCATTCTCTATGTTTGCTGCTGTCTGTGCTACATCCTCAAGGCTTATGCCTTTAACTATAACATCCTCGCCCTCTACGCTAACCTTACAATCCCCAACTATCTCAGCAACTCTAGGAGAGCGCTCTCCTATGAAGTTCTCTATAAGCACTTGCTTACCCTTGACCTTCACTGAGATGGGAAAGTGCGCATGTACTATCTTCAACTTGTATGTGTAGCCATGAAGCACACCTTCAATCATATTCCTTACTATGGAGTGCATGGTATTCACAATAGCCTTATCCTTACGCCTTGGCTTACCCCTTGCTAGCAATGGTCTTATCCTTACGCTTGAACCATCTACTCTTATATCAACATGTATCTTGCTTAGATCTTTGCTTACCTTGCCCTTAGGTCCCTTCACCTCAAGAGTCCTACCATTCATGCTTACCTGTACACCATCTGGCACATCAACTACAGCCTCTAGAGCAATGCTCTCCTTGACGCTCTCCTTGCTAATAGACATATCCTATAAGTACACCTCCAATACCCTTGCTCTGTGCTTCATGATGTGACATCACACCTAGAGGTGTTGATACTATGAGTATGCCTCTACTATATGAGGGGAGATACTGCCTATCCCATTCATCATACCCATCCTTTTTGACGCTGAACCTAGGTGTTATAACATTGCACTTGTTTACCCTTGAGAGTAGTTGCACAACAGCCTTGCCTCCTCTACCATCATCAACGTACTGGTAATCGCCTATGAACCCATGCTCCTTCATAACCCTCAACACCTCTAACGCAAGCTTAGATGTAGGCATAACTATGCATGATCTCTTCCTCCTCATCTCATTGTTGTATATGGTTGAGAAGAGGTTTGCAACTACATTTAACGCTGGCATATAAACAATCACCTCACATATACTTCTTGAAGCCTATCCTCTTGGCTACTTCCCTGAAGCACTGTCTGCAGAGTAAGAGATCATACTTCTGTATTATTGCTGTGTACTGACCACAACGCCTGCACCACCTAGAGCCCTTACCATACTTCCTCTCCTTCCTACCAGTCAGTACAAAGTCTCTAACCTTAGCCATCAAACCACCTCCACACCAAGAGCCTTGAAGAACTCTATAGCTTCCTGTTTGCTGATCCTCTGCTCCTTGCCTATCTTAGATGGCATTATCTTGCGCCTAGCAACTCTATAACCTGGGCGCTCAAGGGCAATGCATACATCCATACCTATTATACCCAACTCAGGCTTGTACTTTACACCAGGTATATCTATATGTTCCTTTATTCCAAAGGATACATTACCATAATCATCGAACGATGAACTCTTGATCCTATTACCTTTTGCTGCAAGTAGCCTCTTCAGTACTTGAAGAGCCTTATCCTTTCTTAGGGTAACTATAACTGCTATAGGCTCGCCCTTGTGTATACCAAAGTCCCTTATGGTCTTCTTTGCTGTTCTTACAGCTGGTGTATGTCCAGTCAACTCCTCTAATATCTTCTTAGCCTTCTCTATAGGCTCTCCTGACTTGCCTACAGCAGCATTTATAACCACCTTGCCTATCCTTATCCTCCTCATCACATTCTCCTCCAACATGATGCTCATATGCTCACCAACCTCCTAACCCCCATTTATTCCCATCTCATCATATGCTGAGCAATGGCCTCTCCCTACCTATAGCAATGACTATATCTGCTGGTATCTCTAGCCTCTTTGAATCGCTCTCTACAACAACCCTCTTTGGCAGTGTTATTGTACCTTCCTTAACCTCAACTATCCTCCCAGTTGTACCAGCATTATCACCTGCTGTTATGAGTGCTAATGCACCCTTCTCCATCTTAACAGTATCAATAACCTCTTGTCCTGGAACCTTTATGAGTATGGAGTCATTGATAGTTATACCATTCAACTTAGGGTCATCAAGTATATTCCTTCCATCATGGAGAGTGTATTGTATCCTGCCTCCTTTAACAGTATGTTTGCGCACAACCTTGCATATCTTCAGGTTCTTCTCCTTCTCCATCTTCTCTCCTTCTGCTATCTCTATGGGCTTGAGTATTAACCCATCCCTTGGAACTAACCTGTACACCTTCTTCAGTGGCTGTAGTTCAACCACATCCATCAATCCAACAGGGAAGTGAACATCATATCTTTTCACACCATCAACATACACATAGCCGTTGTGGAGTACCTTCTCAGTCTCTCTCATGTTACTTACAACCTTGAGCACATCTCTAAGCAGTACGCCTAGAGGGTAACATCTATCTATAGGATGGGGTCCTGGTATAGGTCTTATAGCGAATCTATAAGCCTTCCTAGGCACTTGCCAGAATGCTGGCATCATCTGCCTCTTCAATCTATTTGAACCAGCCTTCTTGCCCATGATACTCACCATATCAAGACTGTTTGTCTTTACCCCTCCTTAGTATTGCTTCCCTCATCTTATCCTCCATATCCAATGCTATAACCATAACCTTTGAAGCATGAACAAGCACAGGTACCTTATCGCCCCTCACCTTCTCCCTCTGCAAACCTTCAATCTCCAACCTACCATCCTTCACATGCACCCTCTGCACCTTACCCTCAACACCCTTGTACTCTCCTCTAAGCACCCTCACAGTATCACCCTTCCTTACCCTCACACTCCTCCTTCCATACTGCCTCCTCAACTCCTCAGATAGGGTAGAGCATACCTGTTTGCTCCTCACATGTAATGGAGCACTGTATATCTGCTTAAGCCTAGCAAGTGATCTCTTCATGCATATCACCACCAACTATACTATCATGGATGCAAGGTTTGCTATCCTTGGCCATCTCTCTGCAGCCTCTGCAGCGACTGGACCCTTTATATCTGTACCCTTCACATCCCCCTCTGGTGTTATGAGTATTGCTGCGTTATCCTCAAAGCATATTCTAAGACCATTGGGCCTCCTTATAGGGTACTTCTGGCGTACTATAACTGCACCAAATATCTGCTTCCTTAACTCTGGAGGACCTTTCTTAACAACGACTGTTACAAGGTCTCCTACAGATGCTGCTGGGTACCTTGATAACCTACCCTTGTACTTATTTACCTGGATTACTTGCACTATCTTTGCACCAGTGTTATCAGCACATACTAGATTTGCATACACTGGTATGGCTCTGGTTATATGGGGCTTGAACTCCTCAACCCCCTTTGCTGATACTGCTCTACTCTTACCTGCCATGCCTCTTCTTCCTCACCTCCAACAGTGCAAATGCAACTGTCTTGCTTAACGGTCTACACTCACCTATAAGTACTTCATCACCTTCTTCAACATCTATGCACTCTGGCAGATAAGCATGTATCTTGCTCCTCCTCCTCTCATACCTCTTGTACTTCTTTATGTACTGCTGATAATACCTCTCTATAACCACCATCTTCTTTGCCTTCTTGCTAACAACTATACCAGTTAGCAACCTTCCCCTTATGCTTAACCTCCCATGGAATGGGCACTTGAGATCATTACATGATCTAGAGGGTAGAGTAACCTCTAACCCTATACTCCTAGCCTTGCTGTTACTACTATTACTACTGATGTTAGTGTTTGCATCACCTTCTACCATGTATCATCACCCTCTCTATCCTCTCAATCCTATCCTCTGGTCTACCAATTAAATCCTTGCCCTCAACTTTACATCTAACCCCATCTGGGAGAGTGAATACTAACCTTACTATAGCCTTTGGTAAAGCCTTTATCCTGTATCTATCTGCTTCATCAACCTTAACATAGAGCATATTTTTGCTCTCAAATACAACCTTTCCATGCAATCCCTGGAGTGTTGGATCACTACTCTCCTCTACTACCAACTCTAGGCCTATAAGTTCGTGTGCAAATATGTTATCCTCCCTTAGCCTCATCTACCATAACCTCTCCATCAACTACTACTGCTACTACCCTTACCTTTACCCTTGTCCTTACCATTACCCTCTGCTCCTCTCCTGCTCCTCTCGCCAAGTATGGTTAGGATCCTTGCTATATCACGCCTCATGTACTTAACCTTTCCACTCTCCTTCTTTATTGTACCCTTTGCCCTATCCACCATTATCTTTGCTAGCTCTGACCTCAACTCTGATAACTTTGCCTTGAGATCATCATCACTTAGAGCCTTGAGATCCTTTAACTTCAACCTTGCCATCTCACCAACCACCTCCTCCTTTCACTCCACATCTCCCTCCCTCTCCTTCTCCTCCGCCACCATCTTCTTCTCTTGCACATTGAGATCTTGTTCTACTTCAACCTTGCTTACATCACCACTATCCCTTAACTCAAACTCTGCTGGTAGTGCATCCTTGTATGCTATCTTTATATGTATTCCATAAAGGCCCATCTTAAGGAGTACATGTGCCACTGCCTCCTTTACTGCTCTCTCTGCTGGCTCTCCACTCTTTGGTAGTATGCCAGCGGTGTACTTCTCAAATGATGCCCTCTCACTCCTCAACTTGCCAGAGATAACAACTTCAGCACCCATTGCACCAGCATCCATTATTGTATTCAGTGCCCATAACGCTGCCCTCCTGAATGCTGTACCCTTGCTTATCATCTGTGCAACCCTATTTGCTATTATCCTTGGGTTGAGCTCTGGCACCTCTATCTCAAGTACTGAGATCTGAGGGTTCTCAAGCCCAAACTCCTTCTCCAACTTACTCGTTAACTCCTTTATACCAAAACCCTTCCTGCCTATTATGAGCCCTGGTCTTGTTACATACACCGTTATCCTAGTGCCCAATGGAGTCTTCTGTATCTCTGCACCACCATAACCTGCATGTGCAAGCTCCTTCTCCAAGAACTCATCAAGCTCTGAGTTCCTGAAGAAGTTCTTCATTATGGCCTTTGTTGAACTGTACTCCTGCTTTGACATACCCATCACTTCTCAGAAGCAACCAACTCAACATGCGTAAGGGTATTGAACCTTGCACTACCCCTTCCAAATGCTCTAGGCATGAACTTCCTTATCTTAACTCCAGGGTATGCACATGCATGTATTATTGTAACCCTATCAAGGTCCATCCCTTTATACTCGCTATTTGCCTCTAAATTTGCAAGCAAGCGTAGTATCTCCCTTGCTGCTTTGACAGGGTACCTCCCAGCAGGGAATGCATTCTTGCCCTTCAACTCAGACCTATGCCCAACCTTTGTATGGTAATGCCTGAATGGTACAGGTATCTCCTTTGCTACAACCTTCTCAAGGTACTCCTTCGCCTTCTCCAACTTCATCCCCTTTATTGCATTGCATATCTCTATTGCATGCTTATGTGAGATATCAACCTCCCTTATGCTTGCCCTTACATGCTTGCTCTTATCGTACTGCTTCTTGAATGTGTAATCGAACTCTGGCATAATAACACCTCCATACTACTTCAATGGTACATACAGGCTTGATCTTGAGGCACCTATGCCTGGAGTACCATGCTTAACAGGCTTGTTTGTTATTGCATACTCACCAAGGTAATGACCTATCATCTCTGGCTTGATCTCAACAGGAACAAACTCCTTACCATTAGCAATATGTATGGTGAGACCAACCATGTTGGGGAGTATAGGCATATCACGCAGATGTGTCTTTACAGGCTTGCCTGAAGGATTATCCTTTGCAGCCTTTAACTCCCTCAACAGTTTAAGCCTCTCTTCTCCAAGCCCACGCTTCAAGGTTCTCCTAATCCTAGAGGGTAGAATATTTATCAACTCTTCCATACTCATCTCCTGCAACTCTTGTAAGGTTCTACCCCTATACCTGAACTCCTTCACCATATCTGCATCCATGCAATTTAGCCTCTATTAAATCTAACGTGTTAACTATGTCATGAGATAGTGTTATCTACTTACTCAACTTTCTTGAAGCAGTGTGATGATGTATAAAAATTGATTGATTAATCAATGATGGTTGGGTTAATTTGATGATGATAATAATCAGACTAGTCCTAACTTCGTTGCTAGATCCCTTGCTGCTCCAGCCTTGAACTTCACATATGCCTTCTTTCCATATATCGTCCTTGCTGTGTTAACATCAACAGCATCAACATTGTAGAGTATCTTTATAGCCTCCTTTATACTCTGCTTATCTGCCTTATCATGTACTATGAATGCTAGTATATCCTCCTTATCCATCTTTGTGTAGATCTTCTCAGTTATATAAGGTCTGATTATTATACTCCTTGCCTGTTCAGCATTCATCTAGCCATTACCTCCTTCATCAACTCTATTGCATTGTTGCTCATATCCCTTATACTCTCTAGCGCACCTTTACTCCATATGCAGAGCCTTCCAGCATGACCACCAGGAGCAAGATGGAGTATGCTTAGCCTACTCACTGGTACAACCTCTACGCCTGGTATAGAAGATGCTGCCCTTGCTATACTATCAGCATTCTTCACTATTATAAGGGCACTCTTTGCTATATACTGCTTCCTTCCACGCATCCTTGCCTTACCGCTCCTCTTCTTTATACTTGCCCTTGCCCTCTCAAGATCATCTGTTAGCCTCAATGCATTAAGAACCTTGAGAAGGTCCTTACTCTTCTTTACACCTTCTATATCATCTGTGACTACCAATGGTAGTTCAATATCATCAGGTATCCTATGCCCTCTAGCCTTTACAACCTCTCTCATCATTGTTGCTGCTATTGCACTACACAATGCTAGATGCTTCTCCTTCTTGTTGAGCCTCTTAACTATAACCTTCTCTGCCCTTGGTGGATGGGTTAACCTGCCCTTAACAACACCAGCAACCCCTCCAGCCTGACCTGCCCTCCTCATACCTTCACCCTTCACCCTTGCCATCCTTGCTATACCAAGTCCTGTACCCCTAGACTCTGCACTAACCCTCATCCCTGCCAATGGATCCCTCCCCTGTGGTTGGAACAGTTTAGATTGGATGTGAACAAATGCTTTATGTATGAGATCCATCCTGTACGGGGTTAAGAATACCCTTGGGAGTTCTACCTGCTCAACCTTGCTACCATCTAGAGAGTATACACTTACACTCATCATGCTATAACCTCCACTATCTTAGGCTCAACAACCTTCTTAACCTTTGGTCTTATAGCATACCTCAACTTTACAAGCCTCTTTATTGCACCTGCAATAGAACCTCTAACCACTATATAATCTCCCTTGAGTATGCCAAAGTGCATAAAGCCTCCCTTTGGCGTTATATTCTGCTCATCTACACTTGCAATCATGAGTATCCTCTTGTTGTACTCAAGCCTCTGATGGAAGCCTCTCTGCCCTGCTCTCGGCACTGTGTACATTACAGTAGCAGGGCTTATTGGACCCAGTGTACCTACTGCTCTAACACTCTTCCTTGACTTGTGCTGCTTCCTCTTTATGCCCCACCTTGTCACAGGTCCTTCAAAGCCTTTACCCTTGGTTATTGCACTAACATCAACATACTCACCAGTCTTGAATACTTCATTTATCCTAACATCCTTGCCTAGCAGGTTCTTAAGGTACTCGAACCTTGCCTTCACATCCTTTCCACCACCAACACCAACCTCAAATACAAATGGCTTCTTCTGCTCTAACCCTGCTGCCCTAGGGGTTACAGCAACGATTGCCCTCACCTCATGAACACCATCCAACTTTATATCATTCAAGGAACTCTGCTCCGTAGGCTTGATCTTAACCTTCCTTGCAAGTTCTTTTGGTAACCCATCTGCATATATATCGAAGAGTGATCTTAAACCATAAACACTCTTCTCATACGCTCTAATACCTATAACCCTCATGGGAGGAGTAACTATGACTGTTGCTCTACTCATCAATGGCTTGCCAAAGTTTGGTGTCCTCTCCCTATCATCTATGCTTATGAGATGGATGTTTGCTGCCTTGAACCCTGCAAAGCCCAACAGTCTAGGCTCTTTAGCATCTATCTCTGGCCATGTCCTTATCCTAGACTCTATACTCTTTGCCCTTGCTCTAGGCAGGTATGCTAGACTACCCCTCCTTGGCGCACTATGCTTCCTATGGCCCATACTTCCTCATCTTAATCTGATACTCTATTATAAACCTAAGGTCAAGGGGGATTAATTCCAGTCTTGATAGAATTGATACTTCCACGAAAGTTTGGAGATTCTTGCTTCTCTCTAAAGGTCTCATTGTTCTAGAGTTCATAACCATTCTAGACTTCCACTTAAGAGCAAAGGTGTGTCACAACACTGTAACACTGTTATCCCTACCACAAAGATTCTATATTACGGTTTTATCTTTATATTCATAT includes the following:
- a CDS encoding 50S ribosomal protein L6, coding for MSISKESVKESIALEAVVDVPDGVQVSMNGRTLEVKGPKGKVSKDLSKIHVDIRVDGSSVRIRPLLARGKPRRKDKAIVNTMHSIVRNMIEGVLHGYTYKLKIVHAHFPISVKVKGKQVLIENFIGERSPRVAEIVGDCKVSVEGEDVIVKGISLEDVAQTAANIENATSIKGKDIRVFLDGIYIYAKEKGM
- a CDS encoding 30S ribosomal protein S8; this translates as MPALNVVANLFSTIYNNEMRRKRSCIVMPTSKLALEVLRVMKEHGFIGDYQYVDDGRGGKAVVQLLSRVNKCNVITPRFSVKKDGYDEWDRQYLPSYSRGILIVSTPLGVMSHHEAQSKGIGGVLIGYVY
- a CDS encoding 30S ribosomal protein S14 — encoded protein: MAKVRDFVLTGRKERKYGKGSRWCRRCGQYTAIIQKYDLLLCRQCFREVAKRIGFKKYM
- a CDS encoding 50S ribosomal protein L5, whose amino-acid sequence is MSIMLEENVMRRIRIGKVVINAAVGKSGEPIEKAKKILEELTGHTPAVRTAKKTIRDFGIHKGEPIAVIVTLRKDKALQVLKRLLAAKGNRIKSSSFDDYGNVSFGIKEHIDIPGVKYKPELGIIGMDVCIALERPGYRVARRKIMPSKIGKEQRISKQEAIEFFKALGVEVV
- a CDS encoding 30S ribosomal protein S4e, with the protein product MGKKAGSNRLKRQMMPAFWQVPRKAYRFAIRPIPGPHPIDRCYPLGVLLRDVLKVVSNMRETEKVLHNGYVYVDGVKRYDVHFPVGLMDVVELQPLKKVYRLVPRDGLILKPIEIAEGEKMEKEKNLKICKVVRKHTVKGGRIQYTLHDGRNILDDPKLNGITINDSILIKVPGQEVIDTVKMEKGALALITAGDNAGTTGRIVEVKEGTITLPKRVVVESDSKRLEIPADIVIAIGRERPLLSI
- the rplX gene encoding 50S ribosomal protein L24 → MKRSLARLKQIYSAPLHVRSKQVCSTLSEELRRQYGRRSVRVRKGDTVRVLRGEYKGVEGKVQRVHVKDGRLEIEGLQREKVRGDKVPVLVHASKVMVIALDMEDKMREAILRRGKDKQS
- a CDS encoding 50S ribosomal protein L14, producing MAGKSRAVSAKGVEEFKPHITRAIPVYANLVCADNTGAKIVQVIQVNKYKGRLSRYPAASVGDLVTVVVKKGPPELRKQIFGAVIVRQKYPIRRPNGLRICFEDNAAILITPEGDVKGTDIKGPVAAEAAERWPRIANLASMIV
- a CDS encoding 30S ribosomal protein S17, coding for MVEGDANTNISSNSSNSKARSIGLEVTLPSRSCNDLKCPFHGRLSIRGRLLTGIVVSKKAKKMVVIERYYQQYIKKYKRYERRRSKIHAYLPECIDVEEGDEVLIGECRPLSKTVAFALLEVRKKRHGR
- a CDS encoding ribonuclease P protein component 1, with protein sequence MRLREDNIFAHELIGLELVVEESSDPTLQGLHGKVVFESKNMLYVKVDEADRYRIKALPKAIVRLVFTLPDGVRCKVEGKDLIGRPEDRIERIERVMIHGRR
- the rpmC gene encoding 50S ribosomal protein L29 gives rise to the protein MARLKLKDLKALSDDDLKAKLSELRSELAKIMVDRAKGTIKKESGKVKYMRRDIARILTILGERSRRGAEGNGKDKGKGKGSSSSS
- a CDS encoding 30S ribosomal protein S3, which gives rise to MSKQEYSSTKAIMKNFFRNSELDEFLEKELAHAGYGGAEIQKTPLGTRITVYVTRPGLIIGRKGFGIKELTSKLEKEFGLENPQISVLEIEVPELNPRIIANRVAQMISKGTAFRRAALWALNTIMDAGAMGAEVVISGKLRSERASFEKYTAGILPKSGEPAERAVKEAVAHVLLKMGLYGIHIKIAYKDALPAEFELRDSGDVSKVEVEQDLNVQEKKMVAEEKEREGDVE
- a CDS encoding 50S ribosomal protein L22, producing the protein MPEFDYTFKKQYDKSKHVRASIREVDISHKHAIEICNAIKGMKLEKAKEYLEKVVAKEIPVPFRHYHTKVGHRSELKGKNAFPAGRYPVKAAREILRLLANLEANSEYKGMDLDRVTIIHACAYPGVKIRKFMPRAFGRGSARFNTLTHVELVASEK
- a CDS encoding 30S ribosomal protein S19, which encodes MVKEFRYRGRTLQELQEMSMEELINILPSRIRRTLKRGLGEERLKLLRELKAAKDNPSGKPVKTHLRDMPILPNMVGLTIHIANGKEFVPVEIKPEMIGHYLGEYAITNKPVKHGTPGIGASRSSLYVPLK
- the rplW gene encoding 50S ribosomal protein L23: MNAEQARSIIIRPYITEKIYTKMDKEDILAFIVHDKADKQSIKEAIKILYNVDAVDVNTARTIYGKKAYVKFKAGAARDLATKLGLV
- the rpl4p gene encoding 50S ribosomal protein L4; translation: MMSVSVYSLDGSKVEQVELPRVFLTPYRMDLIHKAFVHIQSKLFQPQGRDPLAGMRVSAESRGTGLGIARMARVKGEGMRRAGQAGGVAGVVKGRLTHPPRAEKVIVKRLNKKEKHLALCSAIAATMMREVVKARGHRIPDDIELPLVVTDDIEGVKKSKDLLKVLNALRLTDDLERARASIKKRSGKARMRGRKQYIAKSALIIVKNADSIARAASSIPGVEVVPVSRLSILHLAPGGHAGRLCIWSKGALESIRDMSNNAIELMKEVMAR
- a CDS encoding 50S ribosomal protein L3, translated to MGHRKHSAPRRGSLAYLPRARAKSIESRIRTWPEIDAKEPRLLGFAGFKAANIHLISIDDRERTPNFGKPLMSRATVIVTPPMRVIGIRAYEKSVYGLRSLFDIYADGLPKELARKVKIKPTEQSSLNDIKLDGVHEVRAIVAVTPRAAGLEQKKPFVFEVGVGGGKDVKARFEYLKNLLGKDVRINEVFKTGEYVDVSAITKGKGFEGPVTRWGIKRKQHKSRKSVRAVGTLGPISPATVMYTVPRAGQRGFHQRLEYNKRILMIASVDEQNITPKGGFMHFGILKGDYIVVRGSIAGAIKRLVKLRYAIRPKVKKVVEPKIVEVIA